The following are from one region of the Streptomyces fradiae genome:
- a CDS encoding polymorphic toxin-type HINT domain-containing protein, translating to MSQRWGRVSVIFARGSSSRRPGGPRPWRRRALVVLPLTVALSVPIGLTPVVAADGKAGLGRPDLPGQHVSKVKPFSGPGDKKAREQVAKDQRENAAQARRARAEQLRAVWPKAGTAGLALTAGSAKGARPGGLPVTVAPSAAKSGLKAGTDATITVLDQASADRLGITGVVLTAEAESAGKARISVDYGAFASAVGGGWAGRLQLVQLPACALTTPQKDECRTRTPLGSYNDLKGRTVSADVAVAATDAGPATQLGTSSSGATVMALTTSGSGQSAKGTGDYSATPLAASSVWSAGGNSGSFTWSYGFAMPPAAAGPVPSLSLSYDSGSVDGRTATTNNQGTSVGEGFSLTESYVERSYGSCDDDGHEDVFDRCWKYDNARLVLNGRSSRLVKTATANVWKLENDDASKVVRSTGADNGDGDGEYWTVVTGDGTRYVFGQNKLPGATTQRTNSTWTVPVFGDDTGEPGYTAGATFAERSVPQAWRWNLDYVEDTRGNAATYWYTNETNYYKKNKATKADAEYTRGGYLKEITYGLRKDLNGSLFTDNADAKVTFGYAERCTAADCTSLTKATAESWPDVPFDSICAKDSTECLAESPSYFSRKRLTEVNTSSWNASTKAYDPVDYWKFTQEYLDGGDIGDTSDQVLALKSITRWAKAGTNEIELKPISFTYHMRQNRVDGTDNILPLTRPRIATVTTETGAITTVTLSSEECVRSQVLDAPQDSNTRNCYPQFWNINGAPDASVDWFHKYRVLGVVTTDPAGQNVPVENEYVYSGAAWHHSDDPMTPKDERTWSDWRGYREVTVYKGSRNAPVRSKTVSLYMQGMDGDPNKDGTTKSVSIAPLGQPAIGVATIKDGDQFSGTLREQVTYDGATAISATSNEPWSTETARQTGVPDAADHVARFVRTKKTTSYTYLTASSTWRSRYTDTIAFDEKGRPEKVLDSGDSAKNGDETCTQTWYADNDGVGLTSLVSRVRTVALGCTFAETDLKLKAADGTRGNVLSDNAIAYDGIAWSDTMKPTKGPPTWAGRATSYGTTPPVNWQRVAETEYDTLGRPTKVTNDDDKSTITEYTPSTAGPLTRTAVTNALTHKSFAYFDPRRGLTVRTYDANLKKTELAYDALGRLTDVWLPNRIRGSQSPNSTYEYSLSNTKQSWVSTSTLAGDGRTYNTSYAIYDALLRPLQTQSPTPQGGRLLTDTRYDSRGLAFQAYADIFDTTSTPNSTYTRAEYGEAPKQTETVFDGAERATSSSLYTLGVKKWTTSTTYTGDSAATTALDGGSATRTIVDIFGRTSETRQYAGVNPMDTQYGATLGTAYTSARFAYTPDGKQQKITGPDGATWTYTYDQFGRQKTATDPDKGVTETDYDKLDRITKTTAGGKSVLSTYDDISRPVDTWAGTDLSSATLLTRRTYDTVLKGLPTASTRFVGGETGDKYTKEVKAYGDLNQPTSTELRLPATDDLVKAGQPATLTFTTNYLADGSASSTAEPAVGGLPGETVEYDYGLLGQVTSVHGLNNYLLRADYTALGQVGQFTLGRGGTGDRSVYITNSYETGTDRLTHSNVTDETHSYMPQDLAYGYDQTGHVTAIADSATLGGAGKAETQCFSYDGYSRMTEAWTPSSQNCSDPRDAGALGGPAPYWTSYTYNQGGQRQQETQHTAGGDTTTTYCYDPAKQPHALRYTTTRTECGTAADPAKDKVYDYDTSGNTTKRPGAVAQQDLTWSDEGRLAKLTENAKSTDYVYDADGTLLIRNTEDGERVLYMGATELHLRSDKTTWAQRTYTAGTAALAVRTNQSGTNQLQFLAGDHHGTQSLAVTADAEQKVTKRYMTPFGAERGGAVGTWPTDRGFLDKTSDKTTGLTHVDAREYDPLIGQFISVDPLLSLDQHQSLNGYAYANNAPVTFSDPTGLEIGSTPGTCSYDVKYCTPDQISGKDPNNGSRDNSPGSCYHTNSCEDHAPKSSVDDLGDGEAPLLPEEVAKEWLNRGYPSESQLRSTNQGYYDVLSYELNLELYYREQCTFGGMNDPCSEIRKFYDGWKHVDSIDSIDTCPICSNSGFPVVLAMAGVRGCKCFLAGTDVLMADGTTKDIDKIEVGDEVRATDPETGESGIRKVTHRIVTEDDKLFNELAISTSGGEEKLTATHEHPFWSPSEHRWVPAGELSKGMTLLTDRGKTVTVVGNRAFAKKARTFNLTVDDLHTYYVLAGRTPVLVHNANCFTPPSSYVNRHGELTNGKYTVSYPAMLKHLPGSSGPTKSVFLKGVDAEQATLDAAAYADAHKLWVGNKAKVYVTNGPVGVVGRTGELTHYINVYRNARGAIHGSPGGAP from the coding sequence ATGTCTCAAAGGTGGGGAAGAGTATCTGTGATATTCGCGAGAGGTAGTTCGAGCAGACGGCCGGGCGGGCCCCGCCCATGGCGCCGTCGGGCGTTGGTGGTGCTACCGCTGACCGTGGCACTTTCGGTTCCGATCGGTCTGACACCGGTAGTGGCGGCCGACGGCAAGGCTGGTCTGGGCCGCCCGGATCTGCCGGGCCAGCACGTCAGCAAGGTCAAGCCCTTCTCCGGTCCGGGCGACAAGAAGGCCCGCGAGCAGGTGGCGAAGGACCAGCGGGAGAACGCGGCGCAGGCGCGGCGGGCCCGCGCTGAACAGCTGCGGGCGGTCTGGCCGAAGGCCGGCACGGCCGGCCTGGCACTGACCGCGGGCTCGGCGAAGGGGGCCAGGCCTGGTGGCCTCCCGGTCACCGTCGCTCCATCCGCGGCCAAGTCCGGCCTCAAGGCCGGCACCGACGCCACGATCACGGTCCTCGACCAGGCATCCGCCGACAGGCTCGGCATCACGGGCGTCGTTCTGACGGCCGAGGCGGAGAGCGCGGGCAAGGCTCGGATCAGCGTCGACTACGGTGCGTTCGCGTCCGCGGTGGGTGGTGGCTGGGCGGGGCGTCTCCAGCTCGTACAGCTCCCGGCCTGTGCACTCACCACCCCGCAGAAGGACGAGTGCCGGACGCGGACGCCGCTCGGCTCGTACAACGATCTCAAGGGCCGGACGGTCTCCGCCGACGTGGCGGTCGCAGCTACGGACGCGGGCCCGGCCACCCAGCTCGGTACCTCGTCGTCCGGCGCGACGGTCATGGCACTGACCACGTCCGGCAGCGGGCAGTCGGCGAAGGGCACGGGTGACTACAGCGCGACTCCGCTCGCCGCGTCCTCGGTCTGGTCCGCAGGCGGCAACTCCGGCTCCTTCACCTGGTCATACGGCTTCGCCATGCCGCCGGCCGCGGCCGGACCGGTCCCGTCGCTGAGCCTCTCCTACGACTCCGGGAGCGTCGACGGCCGGACGGCCACCACGAACAACCAGGGCACATCGGTCGGTGAGGGCTTCTCTCTGACCGAGTCCTATGTGGAACGTTCCTACGGCAGCTGCGACGACGACGGTCACGAGGACGTCTTCGACCGCTGTTGGAAGTACGACAATGCCCGTTTGGTCCTCAACGGCAGGTCGTCCCGCCTGGTGAAGACGGCCACGGCGAATGTGTGGAAACTCGAGAACGACGACGCCTCGAAGGTGGTTCGTTCCACCGGTGCCGACAACGGTGACGGCGATGGTGAGTACTGGACCGTCGTGACCGGTGACGGCACCAGGTACGTCTTCGGCCAGAACAAGCTGCCCGGAGCCACCACGCAGCGCACCAACTCCACCTGGACTGTTCCCGTCTTCGGCGACGACACCGGAGAGCCCGGTTACACCGCCGGCGCCACGTTCGCCGAGCGGTCCGTGCCCCAGGCCTGGCGGTGGAACCTCGACTACGTCGAGGACACCCGCGGCAACGCGGCCACCTACTGGTACACGAACGAAACCAACTACTACAAGAAGAACAAGGCCACGAAGGCCGACGCCGAGTACACCCGTGGCGGCTACCTCAAGGAGATCACCTACGGTCTTCGCAAGGATCTGAACGGGAGCCTGTTCACGGACAACGCCGACGCGAAGGTGACCTTCGGCTACGCCGAACGCTGCACCGCCGCGGACTGCACCTCGCTGACGAAGGCGACGGCCGAAAGCTGGCCGGACGTGCCGTTCGACTCGATCTGCGCCAAGGACTCCACCGAGTGCCTCGCTGAGTCCCCGTCGTACTTCAGCCGCAAGCGGCTCACCGAGGTGAACACGTCGTCCTGGAACGCCTCGACCAAGGCGTACGACCCCGTCGATTACTGGAAGTTCACCCAGGAGTACTTGGACGGCGGCGACATCGGTGACACGTCGGACCAGGTCCTGGCGCTGAAGTCGATCACGCGGTGGGCGAAGGCAGGAACGAATGAGATCGAGCTGAAGCCGATCTCGTTCACCTACCACATGCGTCAGAACCGTGTGGATGGCACGGACAACATCCTGCCGTTGACGCGCCCGCGTATCGCCACGGTCACGACTGAGACCGGTGCGATCACCACCGTGACGCTCTCCTCCGAGGAGTGCGTGCGCAGCCAGGTGCTCGACGCCCCCCAGGACTCCAACACGCGCAACTGCTACCCGCAGTTCTGGAACATCAACGGCGCACCGGACGCCTCGGTCGACTGGTTCCACAAGTACCGGGTCCTCGGCGTCGTCACCACCGACCCGGCGGGCCAGAACGTGCCCGTCGAGAACGAGTACGTCTACAGCGGGGCCGCCTGGCACCACAGCGACGATCCGATGACCCCGAAGGACGAGCGGACCTGGTCCGACTGGCGCGGCTACCGCGAGGTGACCGTCTACAAGGGATCGCGGAACGCCCCGGTCCGGTCCAAGACCGTCTCCCTGTACATGCAGGGCATGGACGGGGACCCGAACAAGGACGGCACCACCAAGTCCGTGTCGATCGCCCCGCTGGGTCAGCCGGCGATCGGTGTCGCCACCATCAAGGACGGCGACCAGTTCAGCGGAACCCTGCGGGAGCAGGTCACCTACGACGGCGCGACCGCGATCTCCGCCACGTCCAATGAGCCGTGGTCGACGGAGACCGCACGTCAGACGGGCGTGCCTGACGCGGCCGATCACGTGGCCCGCTTCGTCCGGACCAAGAAGACGACCTCGTACACCTACCTCACCGCCTCGTCGACTTGGCGGTCCAGGTACACGGACACAATTGCTTTCGACGAGAAGGGGCGCCCCGAGAAGGTCCTCGACTCCGGCGACTCCGCGAAGAACGGTGACGAGACCTGCACCCAGACCTGGTACGCGGACAACGACGGCGTCGGGCTGACGAGCCTCGTCTCGCGCGTACGTACGGTCGCCCTCGGTTGCACCTTCGCCGAGACCGACCTGAAGCTGAAGGCCGCCGACGGCACTCGGGGCAACGTCCTGTCGGACAACGCGATCGCGTATGACGGCATTGCCTGGTCGGACACGATGAAGCCGACCAAGGGGCCTCCCACCTGGGCCGGTCGTGCCACGTCGTACGGAACGACGCCGCCGGTGAACTGGCAGCGGGTCGCCGAGACCGAGTACGACACGCTCGGCCGGCCGACCAAGGTGACGAACGACGACGACAAATCGACGATCACGGAGTACACGCCGTCGACCGCAGGGCCGCTCACCAGGACCGCCGTCACCAACGCCCTGACGCACAAGTCCTTCGCGTACTTCGATCCGCGGCGCGGTCTCACCGTGCGTACGTATGACGCCAACCTGAAGAAGACGGAGCTGGCCTACGACGCACTGGGCCGTCTGACGGACGTGTGGCTCCCCAACCGCATCCGCGGCAGCCAGTCGCCCAACAGCACCTACGAGTACTCCCTCAGCAACACCAAGCAGTCCTGGGTCTCGACATCGACGCTGGCCGGCGACGGCCGGACGTACAACACCAGCTACGCGATCTACGACGCGCTGCTGCGCCCGCTCCAGACGCAGTCCCCGACCCCGCAGGGCGGACGCCTGCTGACCGACACCCGCTACGACAGTCGTGGTCTCGCATTTCAGGCCTACGCGGACATCTTCGACACGACGAGCACCCCGAACAGCACGTACACACGGGCCGAGTACGGCGAGGCGCCGAAGCAGACCGAGACGGTCTTCGACGGGGCCGAGCGGGCCACGTCCAGCAGCCTGTACACCCTCGGCGTGAAGAAGTGGACCACCAGTACCACCTACACGGGTGACTCCGCCGCGACCACTGCCCTCGACGGCGGGTCGGCGACCCGTACGATCGTCGACATCTTCGGCCGGACGTCGGAGACCCGCCAATACGCCGGCGTGAATCCCATGGACACGCAGTACGGCGCGACGCTGGGCACCGCGTACACCTCGGCACGGTTCGCGTACACGCCGGACGGCAAGCAGCAGAAGATCACCGGCCCCGACGGCGCCACGTGGACCTACACGTACGACCAGTTCGGTCGCCAGAAGACCGCCACGGACCCGGACAAGGGTGTCACCGAGACGGACTACGACAAGCTCGACCGCATCACGAAGACGACCGCGGGCGGGAAATCCGTCCTGAGCACGTACGACGACATCAGCCGTCCCGTCGACACCTGGGCGGGAACCGACCTCTCGTCGGCCACGCTGCTCACCCGACGCACGTACGACACCGTGCTGAAGGGGCTCCCGACCGCGTCCACGCGATTCGTGGGAGGCGAGACGGGCGACAAGTACACCAAGGAGGTCAAGGCCTACGGCGACCTGAACCAGCCCACGAGCACGGAGCTCCGGCTTCCGGCCACGGACGACCTGGTCAAGGCGGGCCAGCCGGCAACGCTGACCTTCACGACCAACTACCTCGCCGACGGCTCCGCCAGCAGCACGGCCGAGCCCGCCGTCGGCGGCCTTCCGGGCGAGACCGTGGAATACGACTACGGGTTGCTGGGACAGGTCACGTCCGTCCATGGCCTCAACAACTACCTCCTGAGGGCCGATTACACGGCTCTTGGCCAGGTCGGCCAGTTCACTCTGGGTCGAGGCGGTACGGGTGACCGCAGCGTCTACATCACCAACAGCTACGAAACCGGCACCGACCGGCTCACCCACAGCAACGTCACGGACGAGACGCACTCGTACATGCCGCAGGACCTGGCCTACGGCTACGACCAGACCGGTCATGTGACGGCCATCGCCGACTCGGCCACCCTCGGCGGGGCAGGCAAGGCGGAGACCCAGTGCTTCTCGTATGACGGCTACAGCCGGATGACGGAGGCCTGGACTCCGTCCTCCCAGAACTGCTCGGACCCGCGAGACGCCGGGGCACTGGGCGGGCCGGCACCGTACTGGACGTCGTACACCTACAACCAGGGCGGCCAGCGGCAGCAGGAGACGCAGCACACGGCGGGTGGAGACACCACGACCACGTACTGCTACGACCCCGCCAAGCAGCCCCATGCCCTGCGTTACACCACGACACGCACGGAGTGCGGTACGGCCGCAGACCCGGCGAAGGACAAGGTCTACGACTACGACACCTCCGGCAACACCACCAAGCGCCCTGGCGCCGTGGCGCAGCAGGACCTGACCTGGTCGGACGAAGGCCGTCTTGCCAAGCTCACGGAGAACGCCAAGTCCACGGACTACGTCTACGACGCCGACGGCACCCTGCTGATCCGCAACACCGAGGACGGCGAGCGGGTCCTGTACATGGGGGCCACCGAACTCCACCTGCGGTCGGACAAGACCACGTGGGCCCAGCGCACATACACGGCAGGCACCGCCGCGCTCGCGGTCCGCACCAACCAGTCGGGCACGAATCAGCTCCAGTTCCTCGCCGGCGACCACCACGGCACCCAGAGCCTCGCGGTCACCGCGGACGCCGAACAGAAGGTCACCAAGCGCTACATGACCCCGTTCGGGGCGGAGCGCGGCGGCGCGGTCGGCACCTGGCCGACGGACCGCGGCTTCCTGGACAAGACGTCCGACAAGACCACGGGTCTCACGCACGTGGATGCCCGCGAATACGACCCGCTGATCGGTCAGTTCATCAGCGTCGACCCGCTGCTCAGCCTCGATCAGCATCAGTCGCTGAACGGCTATGCCTACGCCAACAACGCCCCGGTAACCTTCAGCGACCCCACCGGGCTTGAGATCGGCTCCACGCCGGGTACCTGTTCGTACGACGTCAAGTACTGCACTCCGGACCAGATCTCGGGTAAGGACCCGAACAACGGATCGAGAGACAACAGCCCCGGCAGCTGCTATCACACCAACTCCTGCGAGGACCACGCACCCAAGAGCAGCGTCGATGACCTGGGTGACGGAGAAGCACCACTCCTTCCCGAGGAGGTGGCCAAGGAATGGCTCAACAGGGGGTACCCGAGTGAGAGCCAGCTCCGGAGTACCAATCAGGGGTACTACGATGTTCTGAGCTATGAACTGAATCTCGAGCTGTACTATCGCGAGCAGTGCACCTTTGGTGGGATGAACGACCCGTGCAGCGAGATACGGAAGTTCTACGACGGCTGGAAGCACGTCGACAGCATTGACTCGATTGATACATGCCCGATCTGTAGTAATTCCGGATTCCCCGTCGTGTTGGCCATGGCGGGAGTCCGTGGCTGCAAGTGCTTCCTGGCCGGCACCGATGTGCTGATGGCAGACGGTACGACAAAGGACATCGACAAGATCGAGGTCGGTGACGAGGTCCGAGCAACCGATCCAGAGACCGGTGAGTCCGGAATCAGAAAGGTCACGCATCGCATCGTCACTGAGGACGACAAACTCTTCAATGAGCTAGCCATCTCGACCTCAGGCGGCGAAGAGAAGCTGACGGCGACGCATGAGCACCCGTTCTGGTCGCCTTCCGAGCATCGCTGGGTCCCTGCGGGTGAGTTGTCCAAGGGCATGACCCTGCTGACCGACCGGGGCAAGACCGTCACGGTGGTCGGCAACAGGGCGTTCGCCAAGAAGGCCCGCACCTTCAACCTCACCGTTGACGACCTTCACACGTACTATGTGCTGGCGGGACGGACTCCGGTCTTGGTTCACAACGCAAACTGCTTTACGCCTCCTAGTAGCTACGTGAACCGTCATGGGGAGCTGACGAATGGCAAGTACACCGTCAGCTACCCGGCAATGCTGAAGCACCTCCCGGGTTCGTCGGGTCCGACAAAGAGTGTCTTCCTAAAGGGCGTAGATGCGGAACAGGCTACTCTAGACGCTGCCGCCTATGCTGACGCTCATAAGCTATGGGTCGGAAACAAGGCCAAGGTGTACGTCACGAATGGGCCCGTTGGGGTTGTCGGGAGGACTGGGGAGTTGACTCACTATATAAATGTCTATCGGAATGCCCGGGGCGCTATTCATGGGAGTCCCGGAGGTGCACCGTGA
- a CDS encoding MFS transporter — protein MTGMPRTETASPSASAPPIPAPTRLWLVVLVACAGAFLVVLDVSVVNVALPSMREALGLTAPGLQWVVNVYSITFAGFMLLGGRAADLFGRKRMFVVGLSLFTLASVAGGLAQEGWQLLAARAVQGLGAAALAPATLTLVTAAVPAGPARTRAVGTWTAVGAAGGAAGGFVGGALVDLLSWRWVLLINVPIGVLVLAGAFRWLSESRVDGGRRLDLPGAVLVTAGLATLAYGIVQTEEAGWTSAATVLPLLAGALLLAVFVLVESRAAQPLMPLRIFRTRAVSAANVTMLLCGSTSFGMWFFMTLYAQNVLGYEPLEAGLALIPSSASVIIGSKLAPRLLPRLGARPVAVLGVLVAAGGFGWQSTMTADGHYLTAILLPGVLMMFGIGLGSTPLAVLATTRVPTTDAGLASGLINTSRTMGGALGLATLSTVAASVTSGATTPEALTSGYAAAFRVAACVLVATAVVMAVWLPGEKEPMKG, from the coding sequence ATGACAGGCATGCCGCGAACCGAGACCGCGTCCCCGAGCGCCTCCGCCCCTCCGATACCCGCCCCGACCCGGCTCTGGCTGGTGGTGCTCGTCGCCTGCGCCGGCGCGTTCCTCGTCGTGCTCGACGTGTCCGTGGTGAACGTGGCGCTGCCCTCGATGCGGGAGGCGCTGGGGCTGACGGCGCCGGGGCTGCAATGGGTCGTCAACGTGTACTCGATCACGTTCGCCGGCTTCATGCTGCTCGGCGGGCGGGCGGCGGATCTCTTCGGGCGCAAGCGGATGTTCGTCGTCGGCCTGTCCCTCTTCACCCTGGCCTCGGTGGCCGGCGGCCTCGCCCAGGAGGGCTGGCAGCTGCTCGCGGCCCGTGCCGTGCAGGGCCTCGGCGCGGCGGCCCTCGCCCCGGCGACGCTCACCCTGGTCACCGCGGCCGTCCCGGCCGGGCCCGCCCGCACCCGGGCGGTCGGCACCTGGACGGCGGTCGGCGCGGCCGGCGGCGCCGCGGGCGGCTTCGTCGGCGGAGCCCTCGTCGACCTGCTGTCCTGGCGCTGGGTGCTGCTCATCAACGTGCCCATCGGCGTGCTCGTCCTCGCCGGCGCCTTCCGCTGGCTCAGCGAGAGCCGGGTCGACGGCGGCCGGCGCCTCGACCTGCCGGGCGCCGTCCTCGTCACGGCGGGCCTGGCCACCCTCGCGTACGGCATCGTGCAGACCGAGGAGGCGGGCTGGACGTCCGCCGCGACCGTACTGCCGTTGCTCGCCGGGGCGCTGCTGCTCGCGGTGTTCGTGCTCGTGGAGTCGCGGGCCGCGCAGCCGCTGATGCCGCTGCGGATCTTCCGTACGCGGGCGGTGTCGGCGGCCAACGTGACGATGCTGCTGTGCGGTTCGACCTCCTTCGGCATGTGGTTCTTCATGACGCTCTACGCCCAGAACGTCCTCGGGTACGAGCCCCTGGAGGCGGGTCTCGCCCTGATCCCCAGTTCGGCCAGCGTCATCATCGGCTCCAAGCTGGCCCCGCGGCTGCTGCCCCGGCTCGGCGCCCGCCCGGTCGCCGTCCTCGGCGTGCTCGTCGCGGCGGGCGGCTTCGGCTGGCAGTCCACGATGACCGCCGACGGCCACTACCTGACGGCGATCCTGCTGCCCGGCGTCCTGATGATGTTCGGCATCGGCCTCGGCTCCACCCCGCTCGCCGTGCTCGCCACCACCCGCGTCCCCACCACCGACGCAGGCCTCGCCTCCGGCCTCATCAACACCTCCCGCACCATGGGCGGCGCCCTCGGCCTCGCCACCCTCTCCACCGTCGCCGCCTCCGTCACCTCCGGTGCGACCACCCCCGAGGCCCTGACGTCCGGTTACGCGGCGGCCTTCCGCGTCGCCGCGTGCGTGCTGGTGGCGACGGCGGTGGTGATGGCGGTGTGGCTGCCGGGGGAGAAAGAGCCGATGAAGGGCTAG
- a CDS encoding GntR family transcriptional regulator, with translation MPSPKTFTKIADHFRERILSGELEPGAKLPTNREIAGQWQATAATVSRALQALQVENFIRTTPRGTYVADDSRWTLSARDRLARVQRVKSFLAEGETSRVTAAELIIPPLYVAEVFDLEAGDQVVRREWLAGRGKTRNVFAVTWYPAPFAALVPDLLNTAPGRNRGLTARVLEATRHAITHAHDNMHARPADAREASALGLPVGSPVLAGAHGWSDAEGIIEYGEWCLPPRFTIGYEYQP, from the coding sequence ATGCCCAGTCCCAAGACGTTCACGAAGATCGCGGACCATTTCCGGGAGCGCATCCTGTCGGGAGAGCTCGAACCGGGCGCCAAACTGCCGACGAACCGCGAGATCGCCGGGCAATGGCAGGCCACAGCCGCCACCGTCTCCCGAGCCCTGCAGGCCCTCCAGGTCGAGAACTTCATCCGCACCACACCCCGGGGCACCTACGTCGCCGATGACTCACGCTGGACACTGTCAGCGCGTGACCGGCTGGCCAGGGTCCAGCGGGTGAAGTCGTTCCTCGCAGAGGGCGAGACGAGCCGGGTAACAGCGGCCGAGCTGATCATCCCGCCGCTGTACGTGGCAGAGGTCTTCGACCTGGAGGCAGGAGACCAGGTCGTCCGGCGTGAATGGCTGGCCGGCCGCGGCAAGACCCGAAACGTGTTCGCGGTGACCTGGTACCCGGCCCCGTTCGCCGCCCTCGTACCAGACCTGCTGAACACCGCCCCGGGCCGCAACCGCGGGCTGACAGCCCGAGTCCTGGAAGCCACCCGACACGCAATCACCCACGCCCACGACAACATGCACGCCCGCCCCGCCGACGCCCGAGAGGCAAGCGCACTCGGACTGCCAGTCGGCTCCCCCGTCCTGGCCGGCGCCCACGGCTGGTCGGACGCGGAAGGCATCATCGAGTACGGAGAGTGGTGCCTGCCACCCCGCTTCACCATCGGCTACGAGTACCAGCCCTGA
- a CDS encoding response regulator encodes MPRDHRPAKSVRVLLAEDQGMMRGALALLLGMEPDLEVVAQVGRGDEIVGTALTARPDVALLDIELPGMSGLEAAAELRDEVPDCRVLILTTFGRPGYLRRAMEAGAAGFLVKDGPVEELAEAIRKALRGETVIDPALAAAALSAGPNPLTARERDALGASVDGATIADIAAKLHLSESTVRNYLSSAIGKTGTRNRMEAVREARQQGWL; translated from the coding sequence ATGCCCCGGGACCACCGGCCCGCCAAGTCCGTACGCGTGCTCCTCGCCGAGGACCAGGGCATGATGCGCGGCGCGCTCGCGCTGCTGCTCGGGATGGAGCCGGATCTGGAGGTCGTCGCGCAGGTCGGGCGCGGGGACGAGATCGTGGGCACGGCGCTGACGGCGCGGCCCGATGTGGCGCTGCTCGACATCGAACTGCCGGGGATGTCGGGCCTCGAAGCGGCGGCGGAGCTGCGCGACGAGGTCCCGGACTGCCGGGTGCTCATTCTGACGACTTTCGGGCGGCCCGGCTATCTGCGCCGTGCGATGGAGGCGGGCGCGGCCGGGTTCCTGGTCAAGGACGGGCCGGTGGAGGAGCTGGCCGAGGCGATCCGCAAGGCGCTGCGCGGCGAGACGGTCATCGACCCGGCCCTCGCGGCCGCCGCCCTCAGCGCCGGCCCCAACCCGCTGACCGCCCGCGAACGCGACGCGCTCGGCGCGTCCGTGGACGGTGCGACGATCGCCGACATCGCGGCGAAGCTCCACCTCTCCGAGTCGACGGTCCGCAACTACCTCTCCTCGGCCATCGGCAAGACGGGCACCCGCAACCGCATGGAGGCGGTCCGGGAAGCCCGTCAGCAGGGCTGGCTGTAG
- a CDS encoding polyprenol monophosphomannose synthase — translation MTVEHQTTAPVVLPEAWATVPLTVVMPTYNEAGNIPAVAGLLMNLGIPGLRLLVVDDSSPDGTGRIAEELAAGYLADDGTPRMSVLHRTSKDGLGRAYAAGMSKAVEDGARYVLQMDADGSHPADKIAEMLGVALSTDAGLVVGSRYVPGGTLSDAWGAHRRLLSRWANAYASTILGTRVRDITGGFNLWSADALRAIDLASVGSAGYSFQVEMKYAALRRGFQVMEVPIHFEDRTVGESKMSLAVQLESIAMPWKLRARSVGRG, via the coding sequence GTGACAGTCGAACACCAGACCACCGCGCCCGTCGTGCTGCCCGAGGCGTGGGCGACCGTTCCGCTGACCGTGGTCATGCCCACGTACAACGAGGCGGGCAACATACCGGCCGTGGCCGGGCTGCTCATGAATCTGGGCATACCCGGTCTGCGGCTCCTCGTGGTCGACGACTCGAGCCCGGACGGTACGGGCAGGATCGCTGAGGAGCTGGCGGCGGGGTACCTCGCCGACGACGGCACGCCGCGCATGTCGGTGCTGCACCGTACGTCCAAGGACGGCCTCGGCCGCGCCTACGCGGCCGGAATGAGCAAGGCCGTCGAAGACGGTGCCCGGTACGTCCTGCAGATGGACGCCGACGGCTCCCACCCGGCCGACAAGATCGCCGAGATGCTCGGCGTCGCGTTGTCGACCGACGCCGGCCTCGTCGTCGGCAGCCGCTATGTCCCCGGCGGCACCCTCTCCGACGCCTGGGGTGCCCATCGCAGGCTCCTCTCGCGCTGGGCCAACGCCTACGCCAGCACCATCCTCGGCACCCGGGTCCGTGACATCACCGGCGGCTTCAACCTGTGGAGCGCCGACGCGCTGCGTGCGATCGACCTCGCTTCTGTCGGCAGCGCGGGCTACAGCTTCCAGGTCGAGATGAAGTACGCGGCGCTGCGCCGCGGCTTCCAGGTCATGGAGGTCCCGATCCACTTCGAGGACCGTACGGTCGGCGAGTCCAAGATGAGCCTCGCGGTCCAGCTGGAGTCCATCGCCATGCCGTGGAAGCTCCGCGCGCGCTCCGTCGGCCGCGGCTGA